The proteins below come from a single Triticum aestivum cultivar Chinese Spring chromosome 5D, IWGSC CS RefSeq v2.1, whole genome shotgun sequence genomic window:
- the LOC123123529 gene encoding D-xylose-proton symporter-like 3, chloroplastic: MATSVCLPRPPATGARASISLPARSRRLPRPHRRPHRLGGAAVGMDALHVSSRDAEPLLRPVSAAAAATAHRRLRVRTHAQGADESATGAGDGAAAGADYSLAAVILPFVFPALGGLLFGYDIGATSGATISVHSAELSGTTWFNLSSLQLGLVASGSLYGALGGSILAYRIADFLGRRIELMTAAALYISGALTTGLAPNFVVLIIGRLLYGVGIGLAMHGAPLYIAETCPSQIRGTLISFKELFIVGGILFGYLVGSYEIDVVGGWRYMFGFSAPLAAIMAVGMWSLPPSPRWLLLRAVQGKGPMEDNKKKAMNALRRLKGPSASDKVLTDEIENNLSSIKAAYADQAEGSIFQVFEGASLKAFTIGGGLVLFQQITGQPSVLYYATSILQTAGFTTASDAAKVSILIGLFKFVMTGVAVLKVDDLGRRPLMIGGVSGITVALFLLAAYYKVLSGFPYVAVGALLLYVGCYQLSFGPISWLMVSEIFPLRTRGRGISLAVLTNFGSNALVTLAFSPLQGYLGPANVFLLFAAISLLALLFVILNVPETKGLSLEEIESKILKK; the protein is encoded by the exons ATGGCGACGAGTGTCTGCCTCCCCCGGCCACCAGCAACCGGCGCGCGCGCctccatctctctccccgcccgcTCCCGCCGCCTACCTCGCCCACACCGCAGACCCCACCGTCTCGGCGGCGCCGCCGTGGGGATGGACGCCCTCCACGTGTCGTCGCGGGACGCGGAGCCGCTCCTCCGCCCCgtgtcggccgccgccgccgccactgcccaccGTCGGCTCCGC GTGCGGACGCACGCGCAGGGCGCTGACGAGTCGGCGACGGGCgccggcgatggcgcggcggccGGTGCGGACTACTCGCTGGCGGCCGTCATCCTCCC GTTTGTGTTCCCTGCATTGGGTGGCCTCCTTTTCGGTTACGACATCGGCGCAACTTCTGGAGCGACCATATCTGTGCAC TCTGCTGAGCTCAGTGGCACCACCTGGTTCAACCTCTCTTCTCTGCAGCTAGGGCTTGTG GCCAGTGGTTCACTTTATGGTGCTCTTGGTGGGTCCATTCTTGCATACCGCATTGCAGATTTTCTAG GAAGAAGAATAGAGTTGATGACAGCAGCTGCATTATATATTTCTGGTGCTTTGACCACTGGACTAGCTCCTAATTTTGTAGTCCTGATCATAGGTCGTCTCCTTTATGGCGTTGGCATTGGTTTG GCAATGCATGGTGCTCCCCTTTATATTGCAGAGACTTGTCCTTCACAAATACGTGGAACATTGATATCTTTTAAGGAGCTGTTTATTGTAGGAGGAATACTG TTTGGATACCTCGTAGGGAGCTACGAAATTGATGTTGTAGGAGGATGGCGGTACATGTTTGGTTTTAGTGCTCCACTGGCTGCTATAATGGCTGTTGGTATGTGGAGTCTACCACCTTCACCTAGATGGCTACTTCTCAGGGCAGTGCAGGGAAAAGGCCCTATGGAAGACAACAAAAAGAAGGCAATGAATGCCCTGAGAAGACTGAAGGGTCCTTCAGCAAGTGACAAGGTTTTGACAGATGAGATTGAAAATAATCTTTCCTCAATTAAGGCTGCTTACGCAGATCAAGCTGAAGGAAGCATTTTTCAAGTATTCGAGGGAGCAAGCTTGAAAGCCTTCACTATTGGAGGAGGACTGGTTCTCTTCCAACAG ATAACAGGCCAGCCAAGTGTTCTATACTATGCAACCTCCATTCTGCAG ACTGCTGGGTTTACAACTGCATCTGATGCTGCAAAAGTGTCAATTCTGATTGGGCTGTTCAAG TTTGTGATGACAGGTGTCGCGGTGCTTAAAGTCGACGATCTTGGAAGACGGCCGTTAATGATAGGAGGTGTTAGTGGAATT ACCGTTGCACTCTTCCTGCTAGCAGCTTACTACAAGGTTCTCAGTGGCTTCCCTTATGTTGCTGTCGGTGCTTTACTTCTTTATGTTGGATGTTACCAG CTTTCGTTTGGTCCGATAAGCTGGCTAATGGTCTCTGAGATCTTCCCACTCCGAACAAGGGGACGGGGAATCAGCCTCGCAGTACTCACAAATTTTGGATCAAATGCGCTAGTGACACTCGCATTCTCGCCCTTGCAG GGGTACCTCGGACCGGCCAACGTCTTCCTTCTTTTCGCAGCCATATCGCTGCTCGCCCTCTTGTTTGTCATCCTCAACGTCCCAGAGACCAAAGGGCTGAGCCTGGAGGAAATCGAATCCAAGATCCTGAAGAAGTGA